The Verrucomicrobium spinosum DSM 4136 = JCM 18804 genome includes a region encoding these proteins:
- the hisI gene encoding phosphoribosyl-AMP cyclohydrolase, with amino-acid sequence MSLEACQLAFAERDSKQTIEQGLVLAPKFDADGLIPAIALDHQTNEPLMVAYMNEETLRMTIALGEAVYYSRSRKEIWHKGKTSGEFQVVKEIRVDCDQDAVILKVEQLGGGCCHTKAPTCFYRKVDLENVTAGPVPLVRA; translated from the coding sequence ATGTCCCTAGAAGCCTGCCAGTTGGCCTTTGCCGAGCGCGATTCCAAGCAGACCATCGAGCAGGGCCTCGTTCTGGCCCCCAAATTCGATGCCGACGGCCTCATCCCTGCCATCGCCCTCGACCACCAGACCAACGAGCCCCTCATGGTGGCCTACATGAACGAGGAAACGCTGCGCATGACCATCGCCCTGGGCGAGGCCGTGTACTACAGCCGCAGCCGCAAGGAGATCTGGCACAAGGGCAAGACCTCCGGCGAATTCCAGGTGGTCAAGGAAATCCGCGTGGACTGTGATCAGGACGCCGTGATTCTGAAAGTCGAGCAACTCGGCGGCGGCTGCTGCCACACCAAGGCCCCCACCTGCTTCTACCGCAAGGTGGACCTCGAAAACGTGACGGCGGGACCTGTGCCGCTGGTGCGGGCGTAA
- a CDS encoding L,D-transpeptidase gives MDYCVGGALRRWTGQVLSGAALLLLASCASKPTPPPVGQTPAKPVLYEWNGDSIEGPVSVKIVLDEQKAYIYKGTEQVGWTYLASGKGSRASPAGNYRITEKIQDKYSNTWGVLEDAEGNVVDGDARSGREPIPPGGRFAGAPMPYWMRLTGYGMGMHAGHIPQPGRPASHGCIRLPREMAEILYEAVKIGTPVTITGSTPN, from the coding sequence ATGGACTACTGTGTTGGAGGAGCTTTACGACGTTGGACTGGTCAGGTGCTGAGCGGGGCGGCGCTGCTGCTGCTGGCTTCGTGTGCCTCCAAGCCAACGCCGCCTCCCGTGGGGCAGACTCCGGCGAAGCCGGTGCTCTATGAATGGAATGGAGACAGCATTGAGGGGCCGGTCTCGGTCAAAATCGTGCTGGATGAGCAGAAGGCCTACATTTACAAAGGCACGGAGCAGGTGGGCTGGACCTACCTCGCCTCCGGCAAGGGCAGCCGGGCCAGTCCGGCGGGGAATTACCGTATCACGGAGAAGATTCAGGACAAATACTCCAACACCTGGGGTGTGCTGGAGGATGCTGAGGGCAATGTGGTGGATGGCGATGCGAGATCTGGGCGGGAGCCGATACCACCCGGCGGTCGGTTTGCCGGAGCGCCGATGCCGTACTGGATGCGACTCACCGGTTATGGCATGGGCATGCACGCGGGGCATATCCCTCAACCCGGCCGACCAGCCTCGCACGGTTGCATCCGCCTTCCCCGGGAGATGGCTGAGATTCTGTATGAGGCGGTGAAGATCGGTACACCCGTGACGATCACGGGGAGTACGCCGAACTGA
- a CDS encoding fumarylacetoacetate hydrolase family protein has product MKIVRYLDPLDLIRHGVLKDDGSIVLLEGDVFGEHRASNTPAEVQKLLAPVAPVAIACIGLNYRHHAAESGAPIPQWPVLFHKSVSALQNPGDPIEIPTKLASHQVDYECELAIIIGKRCKNVKKEDALSYVLGYTCANDVSARDWQKDWGGSQWCRGKTFDTFCPLGPALVTADEIPNPNALQIKTIVNGEVLQDWNTNDMIFDVPTLIEFLSGSTTLLPGTVILTGTPHGVGMARTPPRWLKEGDEVTIEIEKIGKLTNPVKLEA; this is encoded by the coding sequence ATGAAAATTGTCCGTTACCTCGATCCACTCGACCTCATCCGCCACGGCGTCCTCAAAGACGACGGCTCCATCGTCCTCTTGGAGGGCGACGTCTTCGGTGAGCACCGCGCCTCCAACACGCCGGCCGAGGTGCAAAAGCTCCTGGCCCCCGTGGCCCCGGTTGCCATCGCCTGCATCGGGCTGAACTACCGTCACCACGCCGCCGAGAGCGGTGCGCCCATCCCCCAATGGCCGGTGCTGTTCCACAAGTCCGTCTCCGCCCTCCAGAACCCCGGCGACCCCATCGAGATCCCCACCAAGCTGGCCAGCCACCAGGTGGACTATGAGTGCGAACTCGCCATCATCATCGGCAAGCGCTGCAAGAACGTCAAAAAGGAAGACGCCCTCAGCTACGTGCTGGGCTACACCTGCGCCAATGACGTGAGCGCCCGCGACTGGCAGAAAGACTGGGGCGGCAGCCAGTGGTGCCGCGGCAAGACCTTCGACACCTTCTGCCCCCTCGGCCCCGCCCTCGTCACTGCCGATGAGATCCCGAATCCGAATGCGCTCCAGATCAAGACCATCGTGAACGGCGAAGTCCTCCAGGACTGGAACACGAACGACATGATCTTCGACGTGCCCACCTTGATCGAGTTCCTCAGCGGCTCCACCACGTTACTACCCGGAACCGTCATCCTCACCGGCACCCCGCACGGCGTCGGCATGGCCCGCACTCCGCCCCGCTGGCTTAAGGAAGGCGACGAGGTGACCATTGAGATCGAGAAGATCGGCAAGCTGACGAATCCGGTGAAGTTGGAAGCATGA
- a CDS encoding ribonucleoside-diphosphate reductase subunit alpha: MISTHHFQEDLELKRLATKSKSEKPSFDWRNVALGENANGAATLKVRVRGEHRDFDLAEIAETIGGALTDLLLSRNQDETDIFTPANQKRVKVFSLQVAQELHERAKRNAEKVGDELLSLTAQEIYHAIEHVLVKQNAHDVARSVIARRQRLESMSDTEANAPVGLLVPTKIIRRNGQVVSWNPNKIELAVSKAFVSVEMGTTHAKAVAEALTHQMIEEAKQFIHIEQVQDLVEEQLMRQGHFKAAKAYMLYRALRADSRERDAKSAADISAPELPVDDGQQEMIMVRISDKETILWDGLDLQRRIDFAMMGLDLCISRAEIESSLRRSLATDISLDHLKQTIILNAKALMARDADFARFAARILLSYIYEEVLGWDIVRDGIGSLQTFHRRAFRRNLQRGVEIDRINAKLLDFDLDKLADALDPAADMDFDYLGIHTLYDRYLIIDKKTKPAKRLETPQLFWMRVAMGLFVREEDPTEKVIALYRMYKSRRFCSSTPTLFNSGTLHSQLSSCYLYKVDDNIESIMIRGIAENAFLSKWAGGLGGSWTAVRGTGSYIKGTNGESQGVIPFLKLHNDQLVAVNQGGKRRGSGCAYLETWHNDIVDFLDLRKNVGDERRRTHDMNTANWVPDLFMKRMEARSHWTLFRANETPDLHELYGQAFEKRYLEYEAMAAEGKVLGKQIPAIDLWKSMLKAIFETGHPWITFKDPCNVRSPQDHAGVIHSSNLCTEITLNTSKDETAVCNLGSVILENHLDEAGNIDHTKLRETVRMAVRALDNVIDINFYPTDAAKTANTRHRPIGLGVMGLQYSLYRKGLPFASKEAVDFNDEVMEAVAYYAYEASSDLAAELGKYSTYPGSKWSRGLLPQDTVDLLEKERGEPVDVVRGGKMDWSPVREKIAKQGMRNSNVLAIAPTATISNIMGSSPCIEPLFTNNFTKSNLGGNYVVLNPYLVKDLKKRDLWTNEVAERLKYFDGELAAMDEIPADLKRKYATAFSVDWAYVLDAAARRQKWIDQSQSVNLWCPDTDMRTLSHMYRAAWRKGLKTTYYLRTKGASSIEGSTTQVQTDIRGVVAQTAAAVADKAKVDADEYKQFLAEARRKAQAGEDCEMCQ; this comes from the coding sequence ATGATTTCGACCCACCATTTCCAGGAAGACCTAGAGTTGAAACGACTTGCCACCAAGTCGAAGAGTGAAAAGCCCAGTTTCGACTGGCGAAACGTGGCCCTAGGGGAGAACGCGAACGGCGCGGCAACGCTGAAAGTGCGGGTGAGGGGGGAGCACCGTGACTTTGACCTGGCGGAGATTGCCGAGACGATCGGCGGCGCGCTGACGGATCTGCTCCTCTCCCGCAATCAGGATGAGACTGACATATTCACTCCGGCCAACCAGAAGCGGGTGAAGGTCTTCAGCCTGCAGGTGGCGCAGGAACTGCACGAGCGTGCCAAGCGTAATGCAGAGAAAGTGGGGGATGAGCTGCTGTCGCTCACGGCGCAGGAGATCTACCATGCCATCGAGCACGTGCTGGTGAAGCAGAACGCGCATGATGTGGCACGCAGTGTCATTGCCCGCCGTCAGCGTCTTGAAAGCATGTCTGATACCGAAGCCAACGCCCCGGTGGGCCTGCTGGTGCCCACGAAGATCATCCGCCGCAACGGGCAGGTGGTCTCGTGGAACCCCAACAAGATCGAGCTGGCGGTGAGCAAGGCGTTTGTGTCCGTCGAGATGGGCACGACGCATGCGAAGGCGGTGGCGGAGGCGCTCACGCACCAGATGATCGAGGAGGCCAAGCAGTTCATCCACATCGAGCAGGTGCAGGACCTGGTGGAAGAGCAACTCATGCGGCAGGGCCACTTCAAGGCGGCCAAGGCCTACATGCTCTACCGTGCGCTGCGCGCGGACTCCCGGGAACGGGATGCCAAGTCGGCTGCCGACATCTCCGCACCGGAACTGCCGGTGGATGACGGCCAGCAGGAGATGATCATGGTGCGCATCTCAGACAAGGAAACCATCCTCTGGGATGGCCTGGATCTGCAGAGGCGTATCGACTTTGCCATGATGGGGCTGGACCTCTGCATCAGCCGTGCGGAGATCGAATCCTCCCTGCGTCGCTCCCTGGCCACGGACATCTCGCTGGATCACCTGAAGCAGACCATCATCCTGAACGCAAAGGCCCTCATGGCCCGGGATGCCGACTTTGCCCGGTTCGCCGCGCGCATCCTCCTGAGCTACATCTATGAGGAAGTGCTGGGCTGGGACATCGTGCGCGATGGCATCGGCTCCCTGCAGACCTTCCACCGCCGGGCGTTCCGCCGCAATCTGCAGCGCGGGGTGGAGATTGATCGCATCAACGCCAAGCTGCTGGACTTTGATCTGGACAAGCTGGCCGATGCGCTGGACCCCGCTGCGGACATGGATTTCGACTACCTGGGCATCCACACCCTGTATGACCGGTATCTGATCATCGACAAGAAGACGAAGCCTGCGAAGCGCCTGGAGACGCCGCAGCTCTTCTGGATGCGCGTGGCCATGGGCCTCTTCGTCCGCGAGGAGGATCCCACGGAGAAGGTGATCGCCCTGTACCGCATGTACAAGAGCCGCCGCTTCTGCTCCAGCACGCCGACGCTCTTCAACAGCGGCACGCTGCACTCCCAGCTCTCCTCCTGCTACCTGTACAAGGTGGACGACAACATTGAGTCCATCATGATCCGCGGCATCGCGGAGAACGCCTTCCTCAGCAAGTGGGCCGGGGGTCTGGGTGGCTCCTGGACGGCGGTGCGTGGCACGGGCAGCTACATCAAGGGCACCAACGGCGAGAGCCAGGGCGTGATTCCCTTCCTGAAACTGCACAATGACCAGCTCGTGGCGGTGAACCAGGGCGGGAAGCGCCGCGGCTCCGGCTGCGCCTACCTGGAAACGTGGCACAACGACATTGTCGATTTCCTCGACCTGCGCAAGAACGTGGGCGACGAGCGCCGCCGCACGCATGACATGAACACGGCCAACTGGGTGCCGGACCTCTTCATGAAACGCATGGAAGCCCGCTCCCACTGGACGCTCTTCCGCGCCAACGAGACGCCGGATCTTCACGAGCTCTATGGCCAGGCGTTTGAGAAGCGCTACCTGGAGTACGAGGCGATGGCGGCCGAGGGCAAGGTGCTGGGCAAGCAGATTCCGGCGATCGATCTCTGGAAGTCCATGCTCAAGGCGATCTTCGAGACTGGACACCCCTGGATCACCTTCAAGGATCCGTGCAACGTCCGCAGCCCGCAGGACCATGCCGGCGTCATCCACAGCAGCAACCTCTGCACCGAGATCACGCTGAACACGAGCAAGGATGAGACGGCCGTCTGCAACCTGGGCTCTGTGATCCTGGAAAACCACCTGGATGAGGCAGGCAACATCGACCACACCAAGCTGCGCGAAACGGTGCGCATGGCCGTGCGGGCGCTGGACAACGTGATCGACATCAACTTCTACCCGACAGATGCGGCGAAGACGGCAAACACCCGCCACCGCCCGATCGGTCTGGGCGTGATGGGCCTGCAGTACTCGCTCTATCGCAAGGGGCTGCCCTTTGCCTCCAAGGAGGCTGTGGACTTCAACGATGAGGTCATGGAAGCCGTGGCCTACTACGCCTATGAAGCCAGCAGTGACCTGGCGGCGGAGCTGGGCAAGTACTCCACCTACCCGGGCAGCAAGTGGTCCCGCGGCCTGCTTCCGCAGGACACGGTGGATCTGCTGGAGAAAGAGCGCGGCGAGCCGGTGGATGTGGTTCGAGGAGGCAAGATGGACTGGAGCCCGGTGCGGGAGAAGATCGCGAAGCAGGGCATGCGCAACAGCAACGTGCTGGCGATCGCCCCCACGGCCACCATCTCGAACATCATGGGCAGCAGCCCGTGCATCGAGCCGCTCTTCACGAACAACTTCACGAAGAGCAACCTGGGTGGCAACTATGTGGTGCTGAACCCGTACCTGGTGAAGGACCTCAAAAAGCGTGACCTCTGGACCAACGAGGTGGCAGAGCGCCTGAAGTACTTCGACGGTGAGTTGGCTGCCATGGACGAGATCCCTGCGGATCTGAAGCGCAAGTACGCCACGGCGTTTAGCGTGGACTGGGCCTATGTGCTGGATGCGGCCGCCCGCCGCCAGAAGTGGATCGATCAAAGCCAGTCGGTGAACCTCTGGTGCCCGGACACGGACATGCGGACGCTGAGCCACATGTACCGCGCTGCCTGGCGCAAGGGGCTGAAGACCACCTACTACCTCCGCACGAAGGGCGCGAGCTCCATCGAGGGCTCCACCACCCAGGTGCAGACGGACATCCGCGGCGTGGTCGCCCAGACCGCCGCCGCTGTTGCCGACAAGGCCAAGGTGGATGCCGATGAGTACAAGCAGTTCCTCGCCGAGGCACGCCGGAAGGCGCAGGCGGGTGAGGATTGCGAGATGTGCCAGTAG